A part of Aegilops tauschii subsp. strangulata cultivar AL8/78 chromosome 2, Aet v6.0, whole genome shotgun sequence genomic DNA contains:
- the LOC109766407 gene encoding uncharacterized protein, producing the protein MSSSAAKLDLLRANVAAKKRNTDLAFLLGGPDMLQSNDKAWYLTERGLILNQLPCFFFHCPSCAPPAPGDRGRARLAAVAVDAPARPRPAAGQRRPAGGASRRGEEQAGHGGAAAGAQGGERGAAHHAAAAGAPATRVRNGEAGVGPGARVPKAQGRQGLRAVRRGGPPPLRRRGGVRHVPGQGGRVHGVHEVVGSGVRRVPARERATPRVATVWAARGGQAAGHPEAGRQGHQVRQGGAGGGEERERHAQGDGREQGHRRQVQQGGAGVPPGERGRGARQHQGAAELAGGHVGESHPHAVRGGRSGKVV; encoded by the exons ATGTCGAGCAGCGCCGCCAAGCTCGACCTACTCCGGGCCAACGTCGCCGCGAAGAAGAGAAACACCGACTTGGCTTTCCTGCTGGGCGGGCCGGACATGCTCCAGAGCAACGACAAGGCGTGGTACTTGACGGAGCGTGGCCTCATCCTGAACCAGCTTCCCTGCTTTTT CTTCCACTGCCCATCGTGCGCACCACCAGCTCCCGGCGACCGTGGACGCGCCCGACTCGCTGCCGTGGCCGTAGACGCGCCTGCTCGACCGCGACCTGCAGCGGGTCAGCGGCGACCTGCGGGTGGCGCTAGCCGCAGAGGAGAAGAACAAGCAGGCCATGGAGGAGCTGCTGCTGGCGCTCAAGGAGGTGAACGCGGAGCTGCACACCACGCGGCAGCAGCTGGTGCGCCCGCAACACGAGTCAGAAACGGCGAGGCTGGAGTCGGACCGGGTGCACGTGTCCCTAAAGCGCAAGGACGACAAGGTCTGCGCGCTGtccgacgaggtggcccgcctcCGCTCCGACGCCGAGGAGGCGTTCGCCACGTTCCGGGGCAAGGAGGCCGGGTTCACGGCGTGCATGAAGTCGTCGGAAGCGGAGTTCGCCGCGTCCCGGCGCGAGAACGCGCGACTCCTCGAGTCGCAACGGTCTGGGCGGCACGAGGTGGCCAAGCTGCGGGACATCCTGAAGCAGGCCGTCAAGGACACCAAGTTCGTCAAGGAGGCGCTGGAGGAGGTGAGGAGCGAGAACGCCATGCTCAAGGAGATGGTCGGGAGCAAGGACACCGCCGTCAAGTGCAGCAAGGAGGAGCTGGAGTGCCTCCGGGTGAGCGAGGCCGCGGCGCGCGACAACATCAAGGAGCTGCAGAGCTTGCTGGTGGCCACGTCGGTGAGTCCCACCCCCACGCCGTCCGCGGCGGCAGGAGCGGGAAGGTCGTTTGA